tgctgaactaaTGATACCAAGATATCAGACCAAGCAGTCTGATACCTTTAGACATGTTGGCGTGGCTTATCTAAGatatattctattattattattattttttaaaggttttatttatttaagtcagagagagaaataggcagagggagaagatgccactgagcagggagccggatgctggactcgatctcaggaccccaggatcatgacctgaaccaaaggcagaaaactgactgggccacccaggcacccttctagtCCCACTTCGTATAAGAGTTCCGATACTCTTCCCTGGGGAAATGCTGCTGCATCATGGGTGCCTGTCTTGGTGGGACTATTAATCAAGATGCTTCTTGAGTTGCTGGCCAAGGCATGGGACAAAAATACGCTATGTTTCTAACCTTCCAATGGAGTGATACAAGTTTTGAGTTTAGTCAGCACTGTGACTACATGATGATTCCTACCCCTAGTCCTCTGGCTGTCTTAGCTGGTCTTCCCAGCGCCCACCTCCTCTGCTCATTCTTCCAACCTAGGAGTTGTCTCGAGTTTTTCCAATgtactctttttaatttttcaattctgTGTAACTAGAGTGAgtttttgctgattttatttaaaaattcttttaccgTGGATGGCATGGATATTATTACTTTAGAAAAAATAGTGTTCTAACATTAAAGAtgagtttttaaaggaaaatgtaaatacatGGTGCAAATGATATGCAGTTACAGCAAAAATTACAGCAAAAAATACTGGCAAAAGGCTAATGATTGGGAAACACCATTGCAAATATTGATGTTAGCAATGAGCTTCCTGGGTGCATTTAGGAGTTAAAATTGTGGTATCTTGAAAAACCATTAAAAAGAGcactgagggggcgcctggatggctcagtgggttaaagcctctgccttcagctcaggtcatgatcccagggttctgggatcaagccccgcatcaggctctctgcttagtggggagcctgcttctccctctctgtctctgcctgcctctctgcccacttgtgatctgtctgtcaaataaataaattaaaaaaaatctgatctgattgataagaaaaatatggacttgaaataaataatacgTTAATTAATAAGTTAATAATGGTCTTAAAAGTCTAGAACAGATATGTATTGAAAAGGGAGTGGTATTATTTCCTTGTTTAagatcaggctttttttttttttcccaaatctaAAAACACTTCTTTGCCTATATCAGagaaaagtgtttttctttatttttgacattatttttccccaataaataaaacaccaaaaGTATAAATCTCTGTCAACCAAGAATCAATGCTGCAGaaaaggtatgtgtgtgtgtatgtatgtatgtttgtgtttgaTATTTCTTGTTAGGACTATTAATGATTTCAGTCCCGCTTTTTCTAGACACATTGTTATAAGTGCCATGATTTTCTTTGTGTCGCAACTCCAAGAAACAAGTTATGGCTCCACTGTCCTCCCTCTCACTTTCAGGTTCTCTGAGTTTTGGGTAGGGTCAAAACATTTGGAAAGGAAGACTTTTATCCCatgaatgttgcttttttttaatctgatgctttaatttttatttaaactgttAAAGTGAATGTTGGGCTAAATAAAGATTTTGACACCTAAAAACGTTTTTCGGTGTTTAGGTTTTCTCAGTGATCAGGAAAATAATGATAAGAAATGCAGGTCACTTGtaactcctcctttccccccaCCAAATAACCTACTGTAGGAAAAGAAAGGATCAGATAGTGGAGATCACACTTTCAAATGACAGGACACCATGCAATCGACTATGTTTCCAATATGACCTTTATTGAGCAATTACTGCTGTGACATTGAACATCAATCAACGAAAGGTTGCAAACTGTGCATGTCAACGAGGTTCTCCCATGAACAAAAGTCCTTTTTAAATGCACCAGTGAGGTAAACATAATTATTCATATATAGCTTTCTTAAGGCTAAGAGAGTTctgtgtttcatttattatttttggctcagttggttcctTGCATAATACATCTCAagacatcccccccaccccggagtGCCCTCCTTCCAACAGCTTAGGAAATCAGCCAATTCCCCAGGTACATACAATATCATGCATTTCAATCACCCAAAGACTGAGGAGGGAGCACCCTGCGCTTGCATGCATTTCCCTCGTATTGCACAAAGTAAAATACAAGTCTGGAGCCCCCATGGGAGAACCCGTTCTGTTTTGAAGCTGTCAATCACATGCATATTAAAATTGTCATATGGCTTAACCTTTTGCAATGGACTCAAATATTAGTCACTCTGGGTGACTTCCTTTACTATGGCGTGTGAAGTGACCTTCTCTACCTTTTTGGTAGATACTAGCTTCTCCTCAAAGGTCTCTTCATGCTCTTCGACCTTTTGAGTGACGGTTACAGATTTAGTGATGTATTTGGTAGCACCATCGCCCCCCTCACTGGtgattttttctatctttttggtCACCACCACTTTTTCCTCACTTCTGTCTCCCCCCTTCTTTTCATCTGCCGGGCTCAAGTCTAGCCCATTGGTGACaacccctttctcctcttctcccccactgcctttctcctttgtttcctgctcttcctcctttccttctaccTCCCCATTTACCGCTATGTCTTCTTTCCTGGATTCCTTGGAACCCTGATCACCGccttcctcctcacctcccccctcctcttctgccttctccttctccttcggCTGTGGCTTCTCCTCCTTGGTATCTTTCTCCAAGCTCACCTTTACGGATTTGGTGACGGTGCTCACCTCCACCACTTCCTCCTTTACTGGGGACTCTGCCTTCTTCTTCTCTGGCACATCTTTCggcttctcctcctttttctccactttctcttCCTTCGGAGattcctttacttctttcttttcttcctccactttctcttcttcctttttctgctcGGCTTTCTCAGCTCCTTTctcatctgcctttggtttcACCTCTTCCACCGGTGACTTTGGCATGGGAGACTTGGCCTTCTCTGGCTTTTCTGCCTTGGCTTCTGCCACCAGCTCTTCCTTGGGAGCAACCTCTTCACGCTTTTCTTCCGTTTTCTTTTCATCCTCAGCTTCAGCTTCTTCTCCTTCACCTTCGGCCTctgtttccccttcttcttcctgtTCCCCCTCCTCTTTTTCACTAGAACCTTCCTTCTCGGATCCTCCTTCTTCGGCTTGGTCTGACTTAgcaccctcctcttcctcctcttcctcctcttggccttcctcttcctccttttctccttcttcctcctctttcagtTCAGGTGCAGCCGCTTTCACTGGAGACTTTTTGGTAGCCAcgacttcttcttcttcagcttgcccctcttccttttcttctgcctcttcttccttctcctctttcatggACGCTGCCCTCTCCTCTGCAATGGCTATCAGGGcctcttccatttctgatttcTCATCTTCCACTTTGGTTTCTTCTATGATCTCCTCGACAAATTTGTGTTGGACCTTTAGCTTAGGAGCCTCTACCTTGGTTTTCTGAATCTTACTGGATATTGTGACTGAGGGTTGTCGGTGTGGATACAGTGGCCCAGTGATGCTTCCTGCAAATGTGCTAAATCTGGTCTCTTCACCCTCCAGTAGTTTTCTGAGGACCGAatcaaaaaagacaagacataatTAAAATCTTGGTGGCCTTCTGAGTTTCATTACGTTATGGGTAATGCAGCAGATACCTTTCAACAAACAGAATCACACAGATAAAAGATTCTGTCAAACCAGTGTGATACCTGCTATCATTTCGCTGGTCTACAGCATCTTATCTGGAGATTCTCAGGGCCCACCGGCCAATCACTTGCTGCAGTAGCTGACCACACCCAACAGTCCACTAACACACCGAGCCGCCAAATCTCAGCTCTGCGGCAGTCTATTTGCTGCCCTGTGAATATGCTGAAAAGCTCCCTCATGGCAAAAAAACCTTAGTGACCTTCTTGAGCACGTGGACTTTAAGGATGTACACTAAATTTCCCTTTGCAAATATGATGTTCAACAAATGTAGAAAACCAtttagcatgtatcagaatttggCATATATCAAGTTGTAAATTGGTCTGCAATTTTAATCATAAGGCGTCTACTGAATATAGTTATTCAGCTTTCCTGAAGAGAGAGAGCTCTGAATGCAATTTATTCCTGTAATGTTATGATGATGACCTTTTGGTAGTAGAGAGTGTGTTTAGTCAAGGATTTTCTCCTATGAACTTAGTCATCAGTAAGGTGACATCAGCTAGCAGACctataatcttttttcttttctttctctggttgtGCATCTAGGTCTGTAGatataaatctaaataaaatagaatatacatattttctctctccattctatctaatatatctaatatattctgtctaatatatgtgtatatatctatccTATCAATCTATAGCTGTTCTCAGCCAGATGATGGCAATAGTAAGCTGTAACGGAGAAACAGAAATTGAATGTCCTGGAATTTGCCCTTGACATTATAAAATCAAAAAGCTGAAACCACGATATGAAATAGTAAAAACTAAAATTCCGTTTTTGCTTCAAACAGTTGGAAAACACTTTtcactaaaatgaaaaagttaaagcAAAAGCACTGAAATCAATCAGCGCTGTCcctcaaaacattttatttaaatactcaTTTTAACTAATGTTTACTCTTTAAAAGCTGTGTGGAGAGGTAAAACCACATTTACAAttcttcagaataatttttttttaaattaaaaaagaaagccaggcaCTGATTTAAGATTCCTGCCACCTGCTTGCTTTAACTTAAGTGATGGGGGTTGTGCCACAACAGCCTCCGCAGTGCGGTAAGTATTTCCGACCGGTCCGTAGTGAGCACGGTACCTGTACGCAGCGATCTCAATGTCCAGAGCCATCTTGACGTTGAGGAGGTCCTGGTATTCTCGCAAATGACGAGCCATTTCCCACTTTGTGCCCCGGAGCTCATTTTCCAACTGCTGGATCGTGTCCTGAAATAGACACAGGCATAGACTCGTccaacagcaacttctttcacaAACCACTTGCTACCCCTCCCTCTACTTCTCTCCAGTTCTGTAAACCCTGTAGCTTCCAGTCCcttaaaactaaaaacagaaaaaacgaAGGAACTATTAAATAAACAGGATCAATTAGACAATATGAGATTTTCTGGGCACACCATGCATTGAGACCAGTGGATCCAGAATTCGTctcagcagggaaaaaaaaaaaagttcgggAAAACCCCTCGGGCGACCTGGCTCTTCTTATCTGAGCTTTTTTGGGGTGAAGCCAATTTTAAGTGTTCTTCTGATCACGGCGGTAAAAGTTGAGAATATATGAGTTTCTGCACAAGCTATCCTAAACTTGCTGCTCTGTCAACTACCCGAATATGTATCTCCTACTTTAAAACGACACCTCCCGAGAAAAAAAGCAGCTTTAGTAAAATGTCAGGGATCTTAAGAACTGGAGATGGTGGGTGCGGGAGGAGTGAAGAAGGATGGGGAGGGGCGAGGACGCTTTGCGCATAGAACTTGCTCCGTGCAGCACGAGCGCACTGGCCAGCGGCCACCAGGGAGCGCGGCGGAGAGCGCGCCGGGTCGCGTGCCTGAGCGTCGGGGGCGCGCGGCGCTGGCGCTGGCGCAGGCTGGCCGCGCAGCCGCGGTTCCTACCTGGTAGCTGCTGAGGTCGTGGTTATGGCGCTCCTCGATGTCGCTGAGCTGCCGCTCCAGGGACTCCTTGGTACCGCGCACTGACTCGAGCTCGATGCTCTTGGACTGCAGCTGGCG
The DNA window shown above is from Neovison vison isolate M4711 chromosome 11, ASM_NN_V1, whole genome shotgun sequence and carries:
- the NEFM gene encoding neurofilament medium polypeptide, with amino-acid sequence MSYTLDSLGNPSAYRRVTETRSSFSRISGSPSSGFRSQSWSRGSPSTVSSSYKRSALGPRLTYSSAMLSSAESSLDFSQSSSLLNGGSGPGGDYKLSRSNEKEQLQGLNDRFAGYIEKVHYLEQQNKEIEAEIQALRQKQASHAQLGDAYDQEIRELRATLELVNHEKAQVQLDSDHLEEDIHRLKERFEEEARLRDDTEAAIRALRKDIEEASLVKVELDKKVQSLQDEVAFLRSNHEEEVADLLAQIQASHITVERKDYLKTDISSALKEIRSQLECHSDQNMHQAEEWFKCRYAKLTEAAEQNKEAIRSAKEEIAEYRRQLQSKSIELESVRGTKESLERQLSDIEERHNHDLSSYQDTIQQLENELRGTKWEMARHLREYQDLLNVKMALDIEIAAYRKLLEGEETRFSTFAGSITGPLYPHRQPSVTISSKIQKTKVEAPKLKVQHKFVEEIIEETKVEDEKSEMEEALIAIAEERAASMKEEKEEEAEEKEEGQAEEEEVVATKKSPVKAAAPELKEEEEGEKEEEEGQEEEEEEEEGAKSDQAEEGGSEKEGSSEKEEGEQEEEGETEAEGEGEEAEAEDEKKTEEKREEVAPKEELVAEAKAEKPEKAKSPMPKSPVEEVKPKADEKGAEKAEQKKEEEKVEEEKKEVKESPKEEKVEKKEEKPKDVPEKKKAESPVKEEVVEVSTVTKSVKVSLEKDTKEEKPQPKEKEKAEEEGGGEEEGGDQGSKESRKEDIAVNGEVEGKEEEQETKEKGSGGEEEKGVVTNGLDLSPADEKKGGDRSEEKVVVTKKIEKITSEGGDGATKYITKSVTVTQKVEEHEETFEEKLVSTKKVEKVTSHAIVKEVTQSD